Proteins from a genomic interval of Micromonospora sp. NBC_00389:
- a CDS encoding CDGSH iron-sulfur domain-containing protein, with the protein MHTEDTSEPAAATITAYQDGPLLVRGDFALVTPDGERIDARRGTVALCRCGKSALKPFCDGTHKVVNFRAGTAREG; encoded by the coding sequence ATGCACACCGAGGACACCAGCGAGCCCGCCGCCGCCACGATCACCGCGTACCAGGACGGGCCGCTGCTGGTCCGCGGCGACTTTGCCCTGGTCACCCCGGACGGCGAGCGGATCGACGCCCGCCGGGGCACGGTGGCGCTGTGCCGGTGCGGCAAGTCGGCGCTCAAGCCGTTCTGCGACGGCACCCACAAGGTGGTCAACTTCCGGGCGGGCACCGCCCGGGAGGGCTGA
- a CDS encoding iron-containing redox enzyme family protein, with protein sequence MPQPTDRRYGPAPLPRPRGPLSTAVTEALRRPPHDLPMDLGADLDPADPLTDEDLQLTLFLCYELHYRGWRGVDEGWEWQPTLLALRARAERPFEAALRRLVGAPAVPPGGVTVGLTELVAADDGPPLAATLQRRADLTQFREFVAHRSVYHLREADPHSWALPRLGGPAKAALVEIQTDEYGNGQLNRMHAELFRRTLDRLGMDTGYGAHLDAVPAVTLATNNLMSLFGLHRRLRGALLGHLAAFEMTSSLPNRRYGNGLRRLGLDEVATRFYDEHVEADAVHEQIAVHDLCGGLVRVEPALAGDVLFGAAAALAVDRLFAAHLLDNWAAGRSSLRAPAPRTISVPATALPSATGGPLAGVA encoded by the coding sequence ATGCCGCAGCCCACCGACCGCCGCTACGGTCCCGCGCCGCTTCCGCGGCCGCGCGGCCCGCTGTCCACGGCGGTGACCGAGGCCCTGCGGCGACCGCCACACGACCTTCCGATGGATCTCGGCGCTGACCTGGACCCAGCGGACCCGCTCACCGACGAGGACCTGCAACTGACGTTGTTCCTCTGCTACGAGCTGCACTACCGGGGCTGGCGTGGGGTGGACGAGGGCTGGGAGTGGCAGCCGACGCTGCTGGCCCTGCGGGCACGCGCCGAGCGGCCCTTCGAGGCGGCGCTGCGCCGGCTGGTCGGCGCACCAGCGGTGCCGCCCGGCGGCGTCACGGTCGGGCTGACCGAGCTGGTCGCCGCCGACGACGGCCCGCCGCTGGCCGCCACCCTGCAACGGCGCGCCGACCTCACCCAGTTCCGCGAGTTCGTCGCCCACCGCTCGGTCTACCACCTGCGGGAGGCGGACCCGCACAGCTGGGCGCTGCCCCGCCTCGGCGGCCCGGCCAAGGCCGCCCTCGTGGAGATCCAGACCGACGAGTACGGCAACGGCCAGCTGAACCGGATGCACGCCGAGCTGTTCCGGCGCACGCTCGACCGGTTGGGCATGGACACCGGCTACGGCGCTCATCTGGACGCGGTTCCCGCCGTGACGCTGGCGACCAACAACCTGATGTCGCTGTTCGGGCTGCACCGACGGCTGCGCGGCGCGCTCCTCGGTCACCTGGCGGCGTTCGAAATGACCTCGTCGCTGCCGAACCGCCGGTACGGCAACGGGCTGCGCAGGCTCGGCTTGGACGAGGTGGCCACCCGCTTCTACGACGAGCACGTGGAGGCCGACGCGGTGCACGAGCAGATCGCCGTGCACGACCTCTGCGGTGGCCTCGTCCGGGTAGAGCCGGCGCTGGCCGGGGATGTGCTCTTCGGCGCGGCCGCCGCGCTCGCGGTCGACCGGTTGTTCGCCGCGCACCTGCTGGACAACTGGGCCGCCGGCCGCAGCTCGCTGCGGGCACCCGCCCCACGGACCATCTCGGTGCCCGCGACCGCGTTGCCGTCCGCGACCGGGGGACCGCTGGCCGGAGTGGCGTAG
- a CDS encoding thiamine pyrophosphate-binding protein, giving the protein MAERSVADLVVERLLAWRVPRAFGFPGAAIAPLVEALDRTGGDPAFIPARHEETASFMATGHAKFTGGIGVCLATQGPSAVQLLNGLYDAKLDSTPVVAIVGEDISGPLGGAHQEIGLSRLFADVCNQFVQYGRSPEHVPALLDQAFRTAAATRSPTCVVLPRQLQEAMVSDLQPNAVGVISATPGESLARVLPHEVDLDAAAQLLGGGQRIAILVGQGGRGAAEEIIELADRLGAGVATSLLGKPVLDERLPFHTGVLGEVGTMAAAELMGGCDTLLMVGTNDPWTDYFPMPDQARTVQIDIDGRRIGSRYPADVPLVGDAAETLRALLDRVPERPHEDWRATVESSVDRWRTTAADRAAASAEPVNPQLVLQELSARVPHVGAVAVDVGSVLYWYARHLVLPPGVNAQLCGTLGSMGCALPYALAAKLADPDLPVIALVGDGAMQLNGLAELITVAHHWQEWRDPRLVVLVLNNRDQSGMGGGRQPSADPAQRRPDVPYAGWARLLGLHGVRVDRPELVGAAWDEALAADRPCVLEAVVDPAVSLAPPEPAFADLRGLYANGDAARRVREQVELTVNAEGLV; this is encoded by the coding sequence ATGGCTGAGCGCAGCGTCGCCGACCTGGTGGTGGAGCGGCTGCTGGCCTGGCGCGTGCCGCGCGCCTTCGGCTTCCCGGGTGCGGCGATCGCCCCGCTGGTCGAGGCGCTCGACCGTACCGGCGGCGACCCGGCGTTCATCCCGGCCCGGCACGAGGAGACGGCCTCGTTCATGGCCACCGGGCACGCCAAGTTCACCGGCGGCATCGGGGTCTGCCTGGCCACCCAGGGGCCCAGCGCGGTGCAACTACTCAACGGGCTCTACGACGCCAAGCTGGACAGCACGCCGGTGGTGGCGATCGTCGGCGAGGACATCTCCGGGCCGCTCGGCGGGGCGCACCAGGAGATCGGGTTGAGCCGGCTCTTCGCCGACGTGTGCAACCAGTTCGTCCAGTACGGCCGCAGCCCCGAGCACGTACCGGCGCTGCTGGACCAGGCGTTCCGCACGGCGGCGGCGACCCGCAGCCCGACCTGTGTCGTGCTGCCCCGGCAGTTGCAGGAGGCCATGGTGTCCGACCTGCAGCCGAACGCGGTCGGGGTGATCTCGGCGACCCCGGGCGAGTCGTTGGCCCGGGTGCTGCCGCACGAGGTGGACCTCGACGCCGCCGCGCAACTGCTCGGCGGCGGCCAGCGCATTGCGATCCTGGTGGGCCAGGGTGGTCGGGGCGCGGCCGAGGAGATCATCGAGTTGGCGGATCGGCTCGGTGCCGGGGTGGCCACCTCGCTGCTGGGCAAGCCGGTGCTCGACGAGCGACTGCCCTTCCACACCGGGGTGCTCGGCGAGGTCGGCACCATGGCCGCCGCCGAGCTGATGGGCGGCTGCGACACGCTGTTGATGGTCGGCACCAACGACCCGTGGACCGACTACTTCCCGATGCCCGACCAGGCCCGCACCGTGCAGATCGACATCGACGGCCGGCGGATCGGCAGCCGGTACCCGGCCGACGTGCCGCTGGTCGGCGACGCCGCGGAGACGCTGCGGGCGCTGCTGGACCGGGTGCCCGAGCGGCCCCACGAGGATTGGCGCGCCACGGTGGAGAGCTCGGTGGACCGGTGGCGAACCACCGCGGCCGACCGGGCCGCCGCGTCGGCCGAACCGGTCAACCCGCAGCTCGTACTCCAGGAGCTGTCCGCCCGGGTCCCGCACGTCGGCGCCGTGGCGGTCGACGTCGGTTCGGTCCTCTACTGGTACGCCCGGCACCTGGTCCTGCCACCCGGGGTGAACGCGCAGCTGTGCGGCACCCTCGGCTCGATGGGGTGCGCCCTGCCGTACGCGTTGGCCGCCAAGCTCGCCGACCCCGACCTGCCGGTCATCGCGCTGGTCGGCGACGGTGCCATGCAGCTCAACGGGCTCGCCGAGCTGATCACCGTGGCGCACCACTGGCAGGAGTGGCGGGATCCGCGGCTGGTGGTGCTGGTGCTCAACAACCGCGACCAGTCCGGCATGGGCGGCGGGCGGCAGCCGTCAGCCGACCCGGCCCAGCGTCGTCCCGACGTGCCGTACGCCGGCTGGGCGCGGCTGCTCGGACTGCACGGCGTCCGGGTGGACCGCCCGGAACTGGTCGGCGCGGCCTGGGACGAGGCGCTCGCCGCGGACCGCCCGTGCGTACTGGAGGCCGTGGTCGACCCCGCGGTGTCGCTGGCGCCGCCGGAGCCGGCCTTCGCCGACCTGCGCGGCCTGTACGCCAACGGGGACGCCGCCCGGAGGGTCCGTGAGCAGGTGGAGCTCACCGTGAACGCGGAGGGCCTCGTTTAG